A window of the Enterobacteriaceae bacterium 4M9 genome harbors these coding sequences:
- the menE gene encoding o-succinylbenzoate--CoA ligase gives MIFTDWPWRHWRGVRGDAVALRLEQASLNWRELCELIDVLAQGLAQQGVSAGDGVALCAANGPRTLLAWLALLQCGARIVPLNPRLPPSLLSALLPGLTLRYGLVLDEAATLPGLQALQWPESPYLPASGPCFTASAERVADGEEALVNEAVTIVAPLSPSQGAAAPAPSVTTTLPADVTIDTAATATTPSSVSSTSLSSAAIAPYAHSARSIEDDNSVAVEWDPSRFVSMTLTSGSSGLPKAAVHTAAAHLASAEGLLALMPFHAQDNWLLSLPLFHVSGQGIFWRWLLAGGCLTVRDLHPLHTALEGCTHASLVPTQLWRLLSQTHMPEKLHSVLLGGAAIPVDLTQQAQARGIRCWCGYGMTELASTVCAKYADGLADVGAALAGREVRIVNDEILIRAASLASGYWRDGALLALTDSEGWFHTRDRGVLANGRLTVLGRLDNLFFSGGEGIQPEDVERVINAHPQVSQCFVVPVADAEFGHRPVAVVECDNALCPETLAEWVGDKLVRFQQPVRWLRLPQVLKNGGIKVSRREVQRWVDEMLRNGK, from the coding sequence GTGATTTTCACCGACTGGCCGTGGCGGCACTGGCGCGGCGTTCGCGGCGATGCTGTGGCGCTACGGCTGGAGCAGGCGTCCCTGAACTGGCGTGAACTGTGTGAGCTGATTGATGTGCTGGCACAGGGCCTGGCGCAGCAAGGGGTGAGCGCAGGCGACGGCGTTGCGCTGTGTGCGGCCAATGGGCCACGCACGCTGTTGGCCTGGCTCGCGCTGCTCCAGTGCGGTGCGCGCATTGTGCCACTCAATCCCAGGTTGCCGCCGTCACTGCTTAGTGCCTTGTTGCCAGGACTGACGCTGCGCTATGGGTTGGTGCTCGACGAGGCGGCAACGCTGCCGGGTCTCCAGGCGCTGCAATGGCCTGAATCGCCCTATCTGCCTGCCAGTGGACCCTGTTTTACCGCCAGCGCAGAACGCGTGGCCGACGGTGAAGAAGCCTTGGTGAACGAGGCTGTCACGATCGTTGCGCCTTTATCACCTTCGCAAGGCGCTGCGGCTCCCGCGCCTTCAGTAACAACGACCTTACCCGCAGACGTAACCATCGATACTGCTGCAACAGCCACAACGCCTTCGTCTGTTTCATCAACGTCGCTTTCCTCAGCAGCCATAGCACCTTACGCGCATTCAGCCCGCTCGATCGAGGATGATAATTCCGTTGCCGTGGAATGGGATCCGTCGCGTTTTGTCTCCATGACGCTCACCTCCGGCTCCAGCGGTTTGCCAAAGGCGGCAGTACACACTGCCGCAGCACACCTTGCCAGCGCCGAAGGGCTGCTGGCGCTGATGCCGTTTCACGCCCAGGACAACTGGCTGCTGTCGCTGCCGCTTTTTCATGTCTCGGGCCAGGGCATTTTCTGGCGCTGGCTGCTGGCGGGCGGTTGTCTGACGGTGCGTGACCTGCATCCGCTGCACACGGCGCTGGAGGGGTGCACTCACGCGTCCCTGGTGCCAACCCAGCTTTGGCGGCTGCTGTCGCAAACACACATGCCTGAGAAGCTTCACAGTGTACTGCTGGGCGGGGCGGCTATTCCGGTTGACTTAACACAGCAGGCTCAGGCGCGTGGTATTCGCTGCTGGTGCGGCTACGGGATGACCGAGCTTGCTTCAACGGTGTGCGCAAAGTATGCGGATGGACTGGCAGACGTTGGCGCAGCGCTGGCGGGCCGTGAAGTGCGTATTGTGAATGATGAAATCCTGATTCGGGCGGCGAGCCTTGCCAGCGGTTACTGGCGTGATGGTGCGCTGCTGGCGCTAACGGACAGCGAAGGCTGGTTCCATACGCGCGATCGCGGCGTGCTGGCAAACGGCAGGCTGACGGTGCTGGGGCGTCTCGATAATCTCTTTTTCAGCGGCGGTGAAGGCATTCAGCCGGAAGACGTGGAACGGGTGATTAATGCGCATCCCCAGGTCAGCCAGTGCTTTGTGGTGCCGGTGGCAGATGCCGAGTTTGGCCATCGCCCTGTAGCGGTTGTGGAGTGCGACAATGCGCTTTGCCCTGAAACGCTGGCTGAGTGGGTAGGCGATAAGCTGGTGCGTTTCCAGCAGCCGGTGCGCTGGCTACGGCTGCCACAGGTGTTGAAAAACGGTGGCATTAAGGTTTCTCGCCGTGAGGTGCAGCGTTGGGTTGACGAGATGCTGAGGAATGGCAAATAG